In Erigeron canadensis isolate Cc75 chromosome 6, C_canadensis_v1, whole genome shotgun sequence, the following are encoded in one genomic region:
- the LOC122605865 gene encoding protein PIN-LIKES 7-like produces MGFWSLFETASMPILEVLLVCSVGVVIATDYFNLLSRDTLKSLNKIVFMVFTPSLIFASLAKTVTLEDIISWWFMPINIGITFLCGGMLGWIAAKLIKPKPHLEGLLIAMCSTGNLGNILLIIVPAICNEGGGPFGENGVCKSKGLSYSSFSMALGSFYIWTYTFQLLKSSSLRYITMLEAEDPPQEPNKDSDTNEKTTLLNGETQEYIDVVVPVSYSTSDDTQIQPSLHQGLVAKTDKTNGFSSKLVDIFHKILEELTAPPTLGSIIGLVFGATPWLKNLVIGDNAPLRVIQSSVTLLGDATVPCITLILGGNLKQGFRRASIRPVIIVTIICVRYVILPLVGIMVIKAAASLGLLPSDPLFSFVLLIQYTVPPAMNISTMTQLFNVGHEECSVLTMWSYIAAAFALTGWSTVFMWILT; encoded by the exons ATGGGGTTTTGGTCGTTGTTTGAGACCGCGTCCATGCCCATTTTGGAGGTGTTGTTAGTCTGTTCTGTTGGGGTCGTCATTGCCACCGATTACTTTAATCTTCTTTCTCGTGATACCCTCAAGTCACTTAATAAG ATTGTATTTATGGTGTTTACACCCTCGCTTATTTTCGCTAGTCTTGCAAAAACAGTTACCCTTGAAGACATTATATCTTG GTGGTTTATGCCAATAAATATTGGAATAACATTTCTTTGTGGAGGAATGTTGGGATGGATAGCTGCAAAACTAATTAAACCAAAGCCACATTTGGAGGGACTACTTATAGCTATGTGCTCCACAG GTAATCTGGGGAACATTCTTTTGATAATTGTTCCTGCAATCTGCAATGAAGGTGGTGGTCCTTTTGGAGAAAATGGTGTTTGCAAGTCCAAAGGACTTTCTTATTCATCGTTCTCCATGGCG TTGGGCAGTTTCTACATTTGGACATACACTTTCCAGTTATTGAAAAGCTCGAGTTTAAGGTACATCACAATGTTAGAAGCAGAGGATCCACCACAGGAACCCAACAAAGACTCGGATACAAATGAGAAAACTACTCTGCTAAATGGAGAAACCCAAGAATATATCGATGTAGTTGTGCCAGTATCATACTCCACTAGTGATGACACACAAATCCAACCC AGTTTACACCAAGGATTGGTAGCCAAAACTGACAAAACGAATGGGTTTTCTAGTAAACTAGTTGATATATTCCACAAGATATTGGAAGAACTGACAGCTCCTCCAACACTTGGTTCT ATTATAGGATTGGTCTTTGGGGCAACCCCATGGCTGAAAAACCTAGTAATTGGAGATAATGCTCCATTACGAGTGATCCAAAGTTCCGTCACGCTACTCGG GGATGCAACCGTACCTTGCATAACCCTTATACTAGGCGGCAACCTAAAACAAG GTTTCCGAAGGGCAAGCATCAGACCTGTCATTATCGTCACAATCATTTGTGTACGATATGTGATTCTTCCACTGGTGGGAATCATGGTGATTAAAGCAGCTGCTAGCCTTGGATTACTTCCCTCAGACCCCCTCTTCAGTTTTGTATTGTTGATTCAATACACCGTGCCCCCTGCCATGAATATCA GTACGATGACACAATTGTTCAATGTGGGGCACGAGGAGTGTTCGGTGTTGACCATGTGGAGTTACATAGCTGCAGCATTTGCTCTTACAGGATGGTCAACAGTGTTCATGTGGATCTTGACATGA
- the LOC122603104 gene encoding glutamate receptor 3.6-like, which produces MKAAICNRMLKNLVWALVVSVYFSVWFTEGLHSVNVSTRPDVVNISSILTFNSIIGKVAKIAMQAAIKDVNADPTILKGTKLQITFHDSNFSGFLSMMEALQIMETDSVALIGPQGSVLAHVISHVANELHVPLLSFTATDPTLSALQYPYFVRTTHSDLYQMAAIADIVRYYEWRQVTAIYYDDDHGRNGIISLGDQLAARGCKISYKAPIKPMATKTDISDVLVQVALMESRVLVVHTYANWGLDILEVAKKLGMLDSGYVWIATNWLSANIDISSPLPSKTTDVMQGFITLRSYTKDSELTRKFAAEWRKLTTFGLSKHCLYAYDTVYLLARALDAYFDQGGNISFSKDIRLQGLKEGVLNLDSLSIFDGGELLLQNIRKIKMKGLTGVIEFTSDKSIVFPAFEVLNVIGTGVRKIGYWTNYSGLSTIRPEMVYMKPPQRTNYSELLHPAIWPGQTTQKPRGWVFPENGKLLKIGVPNRVSFQEFVGQSKDTGAFKGYCIDVFMAAVNLLPYAVPYKFVAHGDGVKNPSGTQLVSLINAGKYDAVVGDIAITTNRTRMADFSQPFIESGLVVVAPVGRSGSSTWAFLRPFSPLMWCVSGIFFIVVGAVVWTLEHRVNDEFRGPPKKQIITVLWFSFSTLFSSHRENTLSTLGRMVLLLWLFVVLIINSSYTASLTSILTVQKLYSPIKGIESLTASKDPIGYQENSFVRNYLIAEYGVHEARLIPLSLPEDYEKALKNGPHNGGVAAVIDERAYIELFLSSRCDFSIVGQEFTKNGWGFAFPRDSPLAADMSTAILKLSENGELQRIHDKWLMRSACSSQNTKYEVDQLELKSFQGLFFVCGLACLVALLIYIALTVHQFCKHYPSLSESSDRSIQSGRLQTFISFVDEKEEVIKSRSKRKSIQGSSSRMDIEDVSIDSNGCSGKNLSLNTFK; this is translated from the exons ATGAAAGCAGCCATTTGTAACAGAATGCTTAAGAATCTAGTTTGGGCATTGGTGGTGTCGGTTTATTTCAGTGTATGGTTCACTGAAGGACTACATAGTGTCAATGTTTCTACAAGACCGGATGTCGTGAATATTTCATCCATATTGACATTTAATTCCATCATTGGAAAAGTCGCAAAAATCGCTATGCAGGCTGCCATTAAAGATGTGAATGCTGATCCAACCATTCTTAAAGGAACCAAGCTGCAAATAACTTTTCATGATTCCAATTTCAGTGGATTCTTGAGTATGATGGAAG CTTTACAAATCATGGAGACAGATAGTGTGGCCTTAATCGGCCCACAAGGTTCTGTCTTAGCTCATGTGATTTCCCATGTGGCAAATGAGCTCCACGTTCCTCTATTGTCATTCACAGCTACTGATCCTACATTATCTGCACTTCAATATCCGTATTTTGTCCGAACAACTCATAGTGATCTGTACCAAATGGCTGCGATAGCAGACATAGTAAGATACTATGAATGGAGACAAGTTACAGCAATTTACTATGACGATGATCATGGGAGAAATGGAATAATTTCATTAGGAGATCAATTAGCAGCCAGAGGATGTAAGATTTCATATAAAGCACCTATCAAGCCGATGGCAACAAAAACAGATATTAGTGATGTATTGGTTCAAGTTGCTTTAATGGAGTCAAGAGTTCTTGTTGTCCATACTTATGCCAATTGGGGATTAGATATTCTTGAGGTGGCTAAAAAACTTGGAATGTTGGATAGCGGATATGTTTGGATTGCTACAAATTGGCTCTCGGCAAACATTGACATTAGCTCTCCACTTCCTTCAAAGACAACGGATGTTATGCAAGGGTTTATCACATTGAGATCATACACAAAAGATTCAGAGCTTACAAGAAAGTTTGCTGCCGAGTGGCGAAAGTTAACAACATTTGGATTAAGTAAGCACTGTTTATATGCGTACGACACTGTTTATCTACTTGCTCGTGCCCTTGATGCCTATTTTGATCAAGGTGGAAACATTTCATTCTCAAAAGATATCAGGTTACAAGGGTTAAAAGAAGGAGTTTTGAATCTTGATTCTTTAAGTATCTTTGATGGCGGGGAGTTATTGCTTCAAAATATCAGAAAAATTAAGATGAAGGGATTAACAGGCGTTATTGAGTTTACTTCTGATAAAAGTATTGTATTTCCTGCTTTTGAAGTACTAAATGTGATTGGTACTGGTGTTAGGAAAATCGGCTATTGGACAAATTACTCAGGTTTGTCAACTATTCGTCCAGAAATGGTCTACATGAAGCCACCTCAGCGAACAAACTATTCTGAGCTATTACATCCGGCGATTTGGCCAGGTCAAACCACTCAAAAACCACGTGGATGGGTTTTTCCTGAAAAtggaaaacttttgaaaatcggTGTTCCAAATCGAGTTAGTTTTCAGGAGTTTGTGGGACAATCAAAGGACACGGGAGCATTCAAAGGATACTGCATTGATGTGTTTATGGCTGCTGTAAACTTACTTCCATATGCGGTGCCATATAAGTTTGTAGCCCATGGAGATGGTGTCAAAAACCCAAGCGGCACCCAGCTTGTGAGCTTGATAAATGCTGGG AAATATGATGCTGTGGTGGGAGACATTGCTATCACTACTAATCGGACACGAATGGCAGATTTTTCACAACCATTTATAGAATCTGGGCTTGTTGTAGTGGCACCAGTTGGGAGGTCAGGTTCAAGTACTTGGGCTTTTCTTAGACCGTTCTCCCCGTTGATGTGGTGTGTTTCAGGCATATTTTTTATAGTTGTGGGGGCTGTTGTATGGACTCTAGAACATCGTGTAAATGACGAATTCCGTGGTCCTCCTAAAAAACAGATTATCACAGTGCTTTG GTTTAGCTTTTCAACTTTGTTTTCCTCCCACA GAGAAAACACGCTCAGCACTCTTGGCCGTATGGTTTTACTTCTATGGCTATTCGTGGTTCTAATAATAAACTCGAGCTATACTGCTAGTCTGACCTCGATCTTGACCGTTCAGAAACTTTATTCGCCTATTAAGGGTATAGAGAGTTTGACGGCAAGCAAAGATCCCATTGGATACCAAGAGAATTCGTTTGTCCGTAACTATCTTATAGCTGAATATGGTGTTCATGAAGCCCGATTAATCCCTCTTTCTTTGCCTGAAGACTATGAAAAGGCTTTGAAAAACGGACCCCACAATGGAGGTGTAGCTGCAGTGATCGATGAACGTGCATACATTGAACTCTTCCTTTCATCCCGTTGTGATTTCAGCATCGTTGGTCAAGAGTTCACCAAAAATGGATGGGGGTTT GCCTTCCCACGGGATTCTCCTTTAGCAGCCGATATGTCAACAGCTATTCTAAAACTATCTGAAAACGGTGAGCTACAAAGGATCCACGATAAATGGCTAATGAGAAGCGCATGCAGCTCACAGAATACAAAGTATGAAGTAGACCAGCTCGAGTTAAAGAGCTTTCAAGGCCTCTTTTTTGTATGTGGATTAGCTTGTCTGGTCGCCCTCCTCATATACATTGCACTAACGGTACATCAATTTTGCAAGCACTACCCATCCCTTTCTGAATCAAGTGATAGAAGCATTCAGTCAGGACGACTTCAAACGTTCATTTCTTTCGTTGATGAGAAAGAAGAAGTAATAAAATCCCGTTCCAAGAGAAAAAGTATACAGGGAAGTTCAAGCAGGATGGATATCGAAGATGTATCGATTGATAGTAATGGATGCAGCGGCAAAAATCTGTCATTGAACACCTTCaaatga
- the LOC122605864 gene encoding exosome complex exonuclease RRP44 homolog A translates to MLQSKSFVRKTKNGRVQKVVREHYLRDDIYCGASFCKICDTKDARFVSPNSTLLVLDTNVVLNQIDLLENVAIDDVVVLSVVLDEVKNKNLGVYNRLRALCSNPLRRFFVFSNEHHKDTFIKAMTGESPNDRNDRAIRVAAQWYKNHLGSPTKILMITNDRENKKKATEEGILAETVESYVKSLGQPALLDLLVQPHVSEDMEIEDLRPSKKKVIYSEHKPMSEITAGMRCGIYHQGKLRVNRYNPFEAYVGSESIGDEIIIAGRGNMNRAFDGDIVAVELLPQDQWHSEKSLHIAEEDDEDDEGVHLAPSSADDAPRIANVAQGSSDNANNAPPRPSGRVVGIIKRNWHAYCGSLEPMPMPAGNAGIAHALFVSKDRRFPKIRIQTRQLGNLLDKRIIVAVDTWDCQSRYPSGHYVRTIGDIGDRETETEVVLIENDIDASPFTSQVLACLPPLPWSVSSEDLSNPIRQDLRHLRIFSVDPPGCKDIDDALNCTLLPNGNYEVGVHIADVTNFVHPGTPLDDEATQRGTSTYLVERRIDMLPKPLTEDICSLRADVERLAFSVIWEMTPDAHVISTRYTKSVIKSCAALSYVEAQARMDDSRLIDPVTIDLRNMNMLAKIMRQRRIERGAITLASAEVKFQVDTETHDPLDIGMYQIREANQMVEEFMLAANVSVAEQILKNFPQCSLLRRHPSPTKEMLEPLLRTAASVGLDLDVSSSKALADSLDRAVGDDPYFNKLIRILATRCMTQAVYFCSGELSPPEFHHYGLAAPLYTHFTSPIRRYADVIVHRLLAASLGIYKLPTIFQDRPQLTSIADNLNYRHRNAQMASRSSIELHTILFFRKRPTDAEARIVKIRANGFIVFVPKYGIEGPVYLTMRGEKGGEWVVDEQQQKIKKTDGSICYGVLQTVHIHLEVVEPQPNRPKLQLTLI, encoded by the exons ATGTTACAAAGCAAGTCATTTGTTCGGAAAACCAAAAATGGCAGAGTTCAAAAG GTGGTGAGGGAACATTATTTGAGAGATGATATATATTGTGGAGCTTCATTTTGTAAAATTTGTGACACTAAAGATGCCCGTTTCGTTTCGCCGAATTCGACTCTTCTTGTTCTAGATACTAATGTTGTTCTCAATCAG ATTGATTTGCTTGAGAATGTGGCGATTGATGATGTTGTGGTGCTGTCAGTGGTATTGGATGAGGTCAAGAACAAGAATCTTGGAGTTTACAATAGGCTAAGGGCCTTATGTAGCAATCCATTAAGAagattttttgtattttctaaTGAACACCATAA GGACACATTTATTAAGGCCATGACAGGCGAGAGTCCAAATGATCGTAACGACAGAG CAATTAGGGTGGCAGCACAATGGTACAAGAACCATCTTGGTAGTCCCACAAAAATCTTAATGATCACAAATGACAGGGAGAATAAGAAAAAGGCTACGGAAGAGGGGATTCTTGCAGAAACGG TGGAGTCATACGTGAAATCACTTGGTCAGCCGGCCCTACTTGACCTGCTTGTACAACCACACGTCTCTGAGGATATGGAAATTGAAGATTTGAGGCCTTCAAAGAAGAAAGTTATATATAGCGAG CATAAGCCCATGTCAGAGATTACAGCTGGGATGCGCTGTGGAATATACCATCAAGGAAAACTTCGTGTTAATCGTTATAATCCGTTTGAAGCGTATGTTGGAAGTGAGAGTATCGGAGACGAAATCATAATCGCTGGGCGCGGAAACATGAATAGAGCTTTTGACGGAGATATAGTGGCTGTTGAACTTCTGCCTCAAGATCAATGGCATAGTGAAAAATCTCTTCACATAGCCGAGGAAG atgatgaagatgatgaaggtGTTCACTTGGCACCAAGCAGTGCTGATGATGCTCCAAGAATTGCAAATGTAGCACAAGGATCATCTGACAATGCGAATAACGCTCCTCCTCGCCCTTCTGGACGTGTCGTTGGCATTATAAAACGAAACTGGCATGC TTATTGTGGATCTTTGGAGCCAATGCCTATGCCAGCAGGAAATGCTGGTATTGCCCATGCTCTATTTGTCTCCAAAGATCGGAGATTTCCAAAGATACGAATCCAAACTCGGCAGCTTGGGAATCTTCTTGACAAAAGAATCATTGTTGCGGTTGATACTTGGGATTGCCAATCTAGATACCCTTCTGGTCATTATGTTCGCACAATAGGAGATATCGGAGATAGGGAAACTGAAACAGAG GTTGTGTTAATAGAGAATGATATAGATGCAAGCCCGTTTACTTCTCAAGTATTGGCATGCTTACCACCATTACCTTGGTCGGTGTCTTCAGAAGATCTGTCAAATCCCATCAGACAGGACCTGCGTCATTTACGTATATTTAGTGTCGACCCACCAG GATGCAAGGACATTGATGATGCATTAAACTGTACTTTACTTCCAAATGGAAACTATGAAGTTGGAGTTC ATATTGCTGATGTCACAAATTTTGTCCACCCTGGAACACCCCTTGATGACGAAGCTACACAAAGAGGAACTTCTACCTACCTTGTTGAACGCCGTATTGACATGCTTCCGAAACCTCTTACAGAAG ATATATGTTCTCTGCGGGCTGATGTGGAGAGACTAGCCTTTTCTGTTATTTGG GAGATGACACCGGACGCACATGTTATTTCTACTAGATATACAAAGAGTGTCATCAAGTCATGTGCTGCTTTATCTTACGTTGAAGCTCAAGCAAGGATGGATGACAG CCGTTTGATAGATCCAGTAACTATTGATTTGCGAAATATGAATATGTTAGCAAAG ATAATGAGACAAAGGCGTATTGAGAGAGGAGCCATTACTCTTGCTTCCGCAGAAGTCAAATTTCAAGTTGACACTGAGACTCATGATCCTCTTGATATAG GCATGTATCAAATTCGAGAAGCAAACCAAATGGTTGAAGAGTTTATGCTTGCTGCTAACGTTTCTGTTGCTGAACAAATCCTTAAGAACTTCCCTCAGTGTTCATTGTTGAG GCGTCACCCTAGCCCAACCAAAGAAATGCTTGAACCTTTGTTGCGTACTGCTGCTTCTGTTGGCCTTGACCTGGATGTGTCATCATCCAAAGCGCTTGCTGACTCACTTGACCGTGCTGTG GGTGACGATCCATATTTCAATAAGCTGATTCGTATTCTAGCAACAAGATGTATGACACAG GCTGTTTACTTCTGTAGTGGGGAACTTAGCCCTCCAGAGTTTCACCATTATGGGCTTGCTGCACCTCTGTATACACATTTCACCTCACCAATTAGAAGATATGCGG ATGTGATAGTGCACAGATTGCTTGCTGCATCTTTAGGAATATACAAGCTGCCAACTATATTCCAGGACAGACCACAACTTACCAGTATTGCAGACA ATCTAAATTATCGGCATAGGAATGCTCAAATGGCAAGTCGTTCCTCCATAGAGCTTCATACCATACTATTTTTTAGGAAAAG GCCTACTGACGCTGAAGCCAGAATTGTGAAGATAAGAGCAAATGGATTTATTGTTTTCGTGCCCAA GTATGGTATTGAAGGGCCAGTGTACTTGACTATGCGAGGTGAGAAAGGAGGAGAATGGGTTGTGGATGAGCAACAGCAGAAGATAAAAAAGACTGACGGGTCGATTTGTTATGGTGTTCTTCAGACCGTACATATCCATTTGGAAGTTGTCGAACCACAACCCAACCGGCCTAAACTTCAACTCACTCTTATCTAA